Proteins from one Triplophysa dalaica isolate WHDGS20190420 chromosome 6, ASM1584641v1, whole genome shotgun sequence genomic window:
- the mcm6 gene encoding DNA replication licensing factor MCM6 yields MDLMEPGVDQHAGQMMKDELAEKCQKLFQAFLEEFQNSDGEVKYLRDAEELIRPERNTLVVSYTDLEGFNQELATAIQEEFYRLYPYLCRAVRSFARDHGKVPVAKEFYVAFQDLPTRHKIRELTALKVGSLVRISGQVVRTHPVHPELVSGTFLCLDCQGMIKDVEQQFKYTQPSICRNPVCNNRRRFLLDTNKSKFVDFQKVRIQETQAELPRGSIPRSMEVILRAEAVESAQAGDKCDFIGSLIVVPDVSQLATPGLRAETSSRTAGAQGYENEGVRGLKALGVRELSYRLAFLACNVAPTNPRFGGKELRDEDQTAESIKNQMSVQEWEKVFEMSQDKNLYHNLCTSLFPTIHGNDEVKRGILLMLFGGVPKTTMEGTSLRGDINVCIVGDPSTAKSQFLKHVEEFSPRAVYTSGKASSAAGLTAAVVRDEESHEFVIEAGALMLADNGVCCIDEFDKMETRDQVAIHEAMEQQTISITKAGVKATLNARTSILAAANPVSGRYDRTKSLKQNINLSAPIMSRFDLFFILVDDCNEVTDYAIARRIVDLHSRIENSVERVYSLDEIRRYLLFARQFKPKISKESEEFIVEQYKRLRQRDGSGVTKSAWRITVRQLESLIRLSESMARMHCCDEVQPKHVKEAFRLLNKSIIRVETPDINLDQEEEEAMEEEEEQLNGHDVPNGVNGEVNGHEHTNGTNSQAVNGENGKPSLRISFADYKRISNLLVLHLRRSEEAEDEAALKKSAVVNWYLKEIESEIDSEMELMNKKAMIDKVIHRLVHCDYILIELTQSGLKGSVESSGKESQEADVTLVVNPNYTFDD; encoded by the exons ATGGATCTTATGGAACCCGGAGTGGATCAACATGCTGGTCAGATGATGAAGGACGAACTGGCGGAAAAGTGTCAGAAATTATTCCAGGCTTTTTTGGAAGA GTTTCAGAATAGCGATGGGGAGGTGAAATACCTGCGGGACGCAGAAGAGTTGATCCGGCCCGAGAGGAATACACTCGTGGTCAGTTATACAGATCTGGAGGGATTTAATCAAGAACTGGCCACCGCCATCCAGGAGGAGTTCTACAG ACTTTACCCCTATCTGTGCCGAGCTGTCCGTAGCTTTGCTCGAGATCATGGCAAGGTTCCTGTCGCCAAAGAATTCTATGTTGCCTTCCAGGATCTACCAACCAGACACAA GATCCGTGAGTTGACCGCTCTGAAGGTAGGCTCGCTGGTGCGGATCAGCGGTCAGGTGGTCCGTACTCACCCTGTTCACCCTGAGCTGGTGAGCGGGACCTTCTTGTGTCTGGACTGTCAGGGAATGATAAAAGATGTAGAgcaacagtttaaatacacGCAGCCGAGCATCTGCCGCAACCCGGTGTGCAACAACCGTAGACGCTTTCTCCTTGATACGAACAAATCTAAGTTCGTCGATTTTCAGAAG GTGCGGATACAGGAGACGCAGGCAGAACTTCCCAGAGGGTCTATACCGCGCAGTATGGAGGTGATTCTTCGAGCGGAGGCTGTGGAGTCAGCACAGGCCGGTGATAAATGTGACTTCATTGGCTCTCTCATCGTCGTGCCTGATGTATCCCAGCTGGCCACACCAG GTCTGCGTGCTGAGACCAGCTCCAGGACAGCTGGAGCACAAGGTTATGAGAATGAAGGCGTACGTGGACTGAAAGCGCTGGGCGTCAGAGAACTCAGTTACCGACTGGCCTTCTTGGCGTGCAACGTAGCCCCAACCAATCCCAGA TTTGGCGGTAAGGAGCTCCGAGATGAGGATCAGACTGCAGAAAGCATCAAGAACCAGATGTCAGTGCAGGAGTGGGAGAAGGTGTTTGAGATGAGCCAAGACAAGAATCTCTACCACAACCTCTGCACCAGCCTCTTCCCTACCATTCATG GTAACGATGAAGTAAAGCGAGGAATTCTGCTCATGCTGTTCGGAGGTGTTCCTAAAACCACTATGGAGGGCACGTCTCTGAGAGGTGACATCAATGTCTGCATCGTTGGAGACCCCAGCACAGCCAAAAGCCAGTTTCTAAA GCACGTGGAGGAATTCAGTCCGCGGGCAGTGTACACCAGCGGTAAAGCTTCCAGCGCGGCCGGGCTCACGGCTGCTGTGGTGAGAGACGAGGAATCGCACGAGTTCGTCATTGAGGCCGGAGCCCTCATGTTGGCCGATAAT GGTGTTTGCTGTATTGATGAGTTTGATAAGATGGAAACCAGAGACCAGGTGGCCATCCATGAGGCCATGGAGCAGCAGACCATCTCCATCACCAAAGCTGGAGTGAAG GCCACTCTGAATGCTCGCACTTCCATCTTGGCTGCAGCGAATCCGGTGAGCGGACGCTACGACCGCACCAAATCTCTCAAACAGAACATCAACCTGTCAGCACCCATCATGTCCCGCTTCGATCTCTTCTTCATCCTGGTGGACGATTGTAATGAG GTCACCGACTATGCCATAGCCAGACGTATTGTTGACCTTCACTCCAGGATCGAGAATTCTGTGGAGCGTGTCTACAGTCTGGATGAGATCCGAAGATATCTGCTCTTTGCCCGGCAGTTCAAACCAAAG ATCTCAAAGGAGTCTGAGGAATTCATCGTTGAGCAGTATAAGCGTCTGAGACAGAGAGATGGTTCTGGAGTTACTAAATCAGCCTGGAGGATCACCGTCCGCCAGCTGGAGAGCTTGATCCGGCTCTCTGAGAGCATGGCCAGGATGCACTGCTGTGATGAG GTTCAACCAAAGCATGTAAAGGAAGCGTTCAGACTTCTGAATAAATCCATCATTAGGGTCGAGACCCCTGATATTAATCTGGAtcaggaggaagaggaggccatggaagaggaagaagaacaGCTGAATG GACATGATGTTCCTAATGGCGTAAACGGAGAAGTAAACGGTCACGAGCACACAAACGGTACTAACAGTCAAGCAGTCAATGGAGAAAACGGTAAACCTTCACTCCGCATATCGTTTGCCGACTACAAGCGGATTTCCAACCTGTTGGTGCTACACCTACGCCGATCTGAGGAAG CTGAAGACGAGGCTGCACTTAAGAAGAGTGCAGTCGTGAACTGGTACCTGAAGGAAATTGAATCAGAGATTGATTCAGAAATGGAACTCATGAATAAGAAGGCAATGATAGACAAAGTCATCCACAGACTGGTTCATTGT GATTATATTCTGATTGAGCTCACACAGTCTGGATTGAAGGGTTCTGTTGAGTCCAGTGGAAAAGAATCTCAGGAGGCGGATGTTACTCTTGTGGTCAACCCCAATTACACGTTTGACGACTAG